CCGCCAATGCAGCAAATGGAAAACAGAACGGCAAGGACGCGGCCCAGACCCGGTTTACCCTGTTCGGCAAGGCCCTTGGTCAAATAATACATCGGCCCGCCCGATACCCGGCCATCGGCATATTCGTTGCGATATTTAACGCCGAGCGTGCATTCGGTGAACTTGGATGCCATGCCCAACAGCCCGGCCAATATCATCCAGAAAGTTGCACCAGGCCCACCAATCGAGATCGCAACGGCCACCCCGGCAATATTGCCCAGCCCGACCGTGCCTGAAAGAGCGGTTGCCAGTGCCTGAAAATGCGAAACTTCGCCCGCATCATTTGGGTCGGAATAATCGCCCTTCACCAGTGATATGGCGTGCCCAAACATGCGAAACTGCACAAAGCCGAAATAAAGCGTGAAAATGGTAGCCGCGATCACCAGCCAGCCGACGATAAGGGGAAATTCGATATCGCCAAATTGCACGCTGTAAAAAATAGTACCGGCGATCACATCGGAAATCGGGGCGATGGTTTCGTTAATGGCCTGGTCCATGCCGCTTTCCTGGGCCTGTGCCATTGGCGAAAGGGATAAAATGGTGACACCGGCCGTTGCGGCAGGAATCCATTTTAGCGAAAACATGAGGTGCTCCTGATCTTGCTTTTTTGTTTGCCCGTATTTTTGGCGGCATTGCCGCATTTCGGTGCCGTTCAGTGCCGGTTGCTATGCATCATGGAACAACGGTGACGGGCAGGGGCGCAGCCTGAACCAGTGTCAGGGCCAGGCTGCCAAGAAGCCGTGCGCCAAGGGCCGATCCACCCTTGCGGCCAATGATGATCTGGGTTGCCTGTTTTTCACGGGCGATTTTGCACATCAGTTCGCCCGAATGCCCGTAGCGGACTTCGTATGTCACGCTGATGTTGCGATTGCGCAGAATTTCCAGCGCGGGGTTCAGGGTGGTTTCCGCCCGGCCAAGTTCCTCGGTGCGGCGCTGGTGGCGTTCTTCAAGTTCCTGCGCGGAAAGGAAGCTGTAAGGCGACCATTCAAGGATATAGGCGATGTGAATGGGGCATCCTTCGGCTTCGGCGCGTGCGCCGGCAAATTCAACCGCGCGGTGCGCGGCGTCGGTGCCGTCAAACCCGACTAATATGGGGTGATCGGACATGTCTGTTGCTCCATGGATTGGGAAATGTGCAGCGTTCCGTCTGAGAGAGGAAAGGCAGGATCTGTCCGTGCCGGGAAGGTGTCGTGGGATGTGCGACCAAACCGGTCAGGCCATAGATGCCACCCTTGCGCCCGGCGGTTTTTAACGGCGGGGGCGAGGGCAGGCGGATGCCATATATTGATTTGCCGATTGCAGTCATTTGCGTCTCCCTGACCGGCGGGCATATGCCTTGCGCTGAATATCCGGGCGGTTTTGCACCCTGGTGTCGTTCTGATTCTTTCAAACAGGCAAAACCGTGGATTGCGCAGATGAACGCCTTTGGTTGTAATTTGTTCCGATAAAACTATCAGGGATTTAGTCTGAAATTAGACCGAAACACGAAATAACTGCGCAAATCCAATTAAAACAGCGGGCTTTTCACCGATTTAACCGGTCTGAAAATGGGTTTAAAATTAATCTTGACCAAATGATCAGGATTGGTCATCCTATAGGGGTCAGAGAGAGGCTCCTGACCGTGTATGCAAAGTTAAAAGACAAAAACACGGCAGGATAAAAGGGATCGACAGCCCTGATCGCAAAAATGCGACGGGATTGTTGTAAAACGCCAGGAATACACATTGCCGGATATGTCAGGGGTGGCAGGGTAAACCATGCCATCAAGGCCCGTGATGTATCTGCGCGTTGTATTTCTGGTTTCATGTCTCTCGCTGGCGCAGGAGAGGACGCCTTTACGGCAGGGAGACATGAAATGACGACCCAGCAGGCAAAGCCCGCTTTGCAAACCGGCCAGATGTCGGCCGTTGCCATCGCCGACAATTTTTCCGATCTGCACCCGCCTTTTTCCACCTTGCAGGCCATGGCCGAAAGCAACCGGTGCCTTTATTGTTATGATGCGCCCTGTGTCACGGCGTGCCCGACATCGATTGATATTCCAAGTTTTATTCGCAAAATCAGCACCGGTAACCCGGACGGGGCGGCAAAAACCATTTTGTCGGCCAATATCATGGGCGGTACCTGTGCCCGCGCCTGTCCGACCGAGGTTCTGTGTGAGCAGGCCTGTGTGCGCAATGTTGCCGAAGACGAAGCCGTCGAAATTGGCAGCCTGCAGCGCTATGCCGTTGACCATTTAATGGCGCGCAACCTGTCGCATCCGTTTAAACGCGCAGAAGCCACGGGCAAAAAAATTGCCGTTATTGGTGCCGGTCCTGCCGGGCTTAGCTGTGCGCACCGTGCAGCCATGCTGGGCCATGATGTGACGGTGTTTGAAGCGAAACCAAAACCGGGCGGCCTTAATGAATATGGCCTTGCGGCCTATAAAATGACCAATGATTTCGCCCAGCGCGAAGTTGAATTCCTGCTTGGTATCGGCGGGATTACCATTGAATATGGCAAGGCGCTGGGCCGCGATATTTCACTTGCCGATGTCAAAGCATCCTTTGATGCCGTTTTTGTTGGTGTGGGCCTTGGCGCAACCAATAATCTGGGCCTTGCCGGTGAAGCCGCCAGCGGCGTTGATGATGCGATTGATTTTATCGAAAATCTGCGCCAGGCCAGCGATAAATCCACCATGCCGGTGGGCAATGCGGTTGTGGTGATTGGCGGGGGCAATACCGCGATTGATGCCGCCGTGCAGGCAAAACGCCTGGGGGCTGACGAAGTAACCCTGGTTTACCGTCGGGGGCCGGAAAATATGTCCGCCACCGAATTCGAACAGGAACTGGCCAAAATCAACGGCGTGATCGTGCGTTATTGGGCCAAACCGGTCGAGATCAAGGCCAATGGCCGCCTGATGGGCATGGTGTTTGAAAAAACCGCGCTGGATGCCAGTGGCAAGCTGGTGGGGACTGGCGAGACCTTCGAGGTCAAAACCGATCAGGTTCTTAAGGCGATTGGTCAGAAAATTAAAACCGATGATCTTGCCGGGATGGAAATTTCCGGGGGCAAGATTGTGGTGGATGAAAATTACCAGACGACGGCGGCAGGCATTTTTGCCGGTGGGGACTGCATCAAAAGCGGCGAGGATTTGACCGTGCAATCGGTCGAGGATGGCAAATGTGCCGCCATCGCCATTGATGCCTTTTTGAAAAACGCCTGAGCCCGCGCCCGCCAAGGAGAGAGAACATGGCTGATTTAAGCTGCAAAATTGCCGGTATTGATAGCCTTAACCCGTTCTGGCTGGCATCCGCACCGCCAACGGACAAAAAATACAATGTCGTGCGCGCCTTCCAGGCCGGTTGGGGTGGCGTTGTGTGGAAAACGCTGGGTATTGACCCGCCCGTGGTCAATGTGTCGTCGCGCTATGGCGCGCATCATGACCAGAACCGCCGCCTTTTGGGCATCAACAATATCGAACTGATTTCCGACCGACCATTGGCACTCAACCTTCAGGAAATTCGCGAATGCCGGGCGGAATGGCCCGATCACGTGATTATCGGTTCCATGATGGCGCCAATTGAAGAACGCGCCTGGAAGGACCTGGCCCAGCAGATTGCCGAAAGCGGCGTTCACGGCCTGGAACTGAATTTGGGTTGCCCGCATGGTATGTGCGAACGTGGTATGGGTTCTGCCATTGGGCAGGTGCCCGAAATGGTGGAGCAGGTGACACGCTGGGTCAAGGAAGCGGTCGATATTCCCGTTTTCACCAAACTGACGCCCAATATCACCAATATCCTGTGGTCGGCTGAAGCAGCGTTAAAGGGCGGGGCGGATGCCGTTTCGCTGATTAACACTGTTAACTCTATCATCTCGGTCGATCTTGATCAGATGGTGCCCGAGCCGATGGTTGATGGCAAAGGAACCCATGGCGGGTACTGCGGATCGGCGGTGAAGCCGATTGCACTGAATATGGTGGCGGAAATTGCCCGCACGCCAGAAACCCAGGCACTGGAAATTTCGGGCATTGGCGGCATTACTACCTGGAAAGACGCCGCCGAATTTATGGCGCTCGGCGCCAATGCGGTGCAGGTGTGTACGGCGGCAATGATTTATGGTTTCCGCGTTGTCGACGATTTGATTGACGGCATGTCGCAATGGATGGATGACCAGGGTTACACCAGTGTCGAGCAGTTTACCCGCAAGGCCGTGCCGCAGGTGGCGAACTGGAACGAACTGAATATGAATTTCGATACCAAGGCCGTGATTGACCCGGACAAATGTATCGAATGTGGTCGCTGCCATATCGCCTGTGAAGATACATCCCACCAGGCGATTGCCATGAATGCCAAGCCCGAAGGCGGGCGCGAATTTGTCGTGATTGACGAGGAATGTGTGGGTTGTAACCTGTGTTACCACATCTGTCCGGTGCCCGATTGTATCACGATGGAGCCTGTCAAAACCGACAAGCCCTATATGACCTGGCCGCAGCATCCGCTCAACCCCATGCGTGACGCCGCCGAATAGGCGCAGCAACCCTGCAAATTGTGCATTCATTTGCATTTATATGCCCCACATATGAAAGGACTTTGATTTATGACTGCTGCGTCAACCGCCCGTAACCTCAATATCAATGGCGACCGCCTTTGGGATAGCCTGATGGAAATGGCGAAAATCGGCAAAACCGCCAAGGATGGGGTCTGCCGCCTGGCCCTGACCGATCTGGACCGCGAAAGCCGTGATTTGTTCATCAAATGGTGCAAGGACGAGGGCTGTTCGATCCGGATTGACAAGATGGGTAATATCTTTGCCCGTCGCGAAGGCAAAAACCCCGACTTGCCGCCGATTGTCGCCGGCAGCCACCTTGATAGCCAGCCGACCGGTGGCAAATATGATGGTGTTTATGGGGTGTTAAGCGGGCTTGAAGTGATCCGCACCCTGAATGATGCCAAATACGAAACCGAAGCCCCGGTGGAAGTTGTGTGCTGGACCAATGAGGAAGGATCGCGCTTTGCCCCGGCAATGGTGTCTTCGGGTGTGTTTGCCAAGGTGTTTGACCTGGGATACGGCCATTCCCGCGCGGATATCGATGGCAAAACCATGGGCGAAGAGCTGAAGCGCATCGGCTATATGGGTGATGACGAGGCCACGATTGATGCCCATCCGATGGGGGCCTATTTTGAAGCCCATATCGAACAGGGGCCGATCCTTGAAGATGAAGGCATGGATATTGGCATTGTCACCGATGCGCAAGGCCAGCGCTGGTACGAAATCACCCTGACAGGGGTAGAAGCCCATGCCGGACCAACCCCGATGACGTCACGCAAAGATGCGCTTCTGGGTGCGGCGCGTATCATTGAACTGGTAAATAAAATTGGCCTGGATCGTGGGCCGCTGGCCTGTGCGACGGTGGGCATGATGCAAATCCATCCCAATTCGCGCAATGTCATCCCCGGTCGTGTGTTCCTGACCGTCGATTTCCGCCACCCTGATGATGCCGTTCTGGCCGATATGGATGCCGTCCTTCGCAAAGGGGTGGAAGACATTAAATCCGGCATCGGTCTTGAATGCGAATTTGAACAGATTTTCTATTACGCACCTGTGCCGTTTGACCCGTCCTGTGTGGATGCGGTGCGTAAGGGTGCGGAACGCGGTGGTTATAAGGCACGCGAAATTGTTTCGGGTGCGGGGCATGATGCCTGCTACCTTGCCCAGGTCACGCCTACCGCGATGATCTTTATCCCCTGTGTGGATGGCATTTCTCATAACGAGATCGAGGAAGTCCATAAGCACTGGTCAGATGCGGGCGGGCAGGTGCTGCTTGATGCCGTTCTGGCGAAGGCGGATGAAAAACCGGGTGAGCAGGCCGCTTAATTCGCACCACAGGTTCGCAATTTTATTGAAACACCCCTCCCTCGCGGGCTGCCTTTTGGGCGGCCCGTATTTTTTTGATGGCGGTGCCGGGCTGGTTTTATTCCGGGGTGGGCGCTGGCGCAGTCTGCGCGTCTGGTTTGGGCAAATGGGCCTGCGTCATGGTGGCAAGTTGGCCGTTTTGCTCAAGCTGTTCGATAAACGCATCCAGTTCGGGCACAAGGTCCCGGCAGGGGGATTTTTTGGAAAACATGAACATGACGGGATTTTGCATCAGCGGTTTTTCTACCATGCGAATTTGATCGCCAATATTATCGTTGATGATATTGGCCATGCCGTCAAACCGGCCCAGCATCACATAATCCACGCGATTGCTGGTAAGCAGATCAAGGATGCGGTTGCCCGTCGGGGAAAAGATGATGTCGAGGTAGTCCTCGGCGTAATGATCGAGAAAATCGCCATAACTGCCACCCTGAGGCCGTGCACCCCGGCGGTCAATAAGGTCGCGGACATGATCCACCAGAAAGGGCCGCTTGGCGCTTTGAAAGACCATGATATCGTCGGATGCATAGGGCTGCGAATATGTAAATTCACGGTCCCGTTCTTCGGTGAAATAGGCGCCGGCCATGGCATCAATCTCGCCGCTTGCCAGCATCAACATGCCCCGGTTCCACGGAATATCCAGATTTACATCCAGTTCCAGCCCGCGTGATGATGTAAATTCCCGTAAAATATCGACCGATACACCATGGGCAACGCCGTTTTTGTCCTGATAGGAAATTGGCTCCCATCCGGCGGCACCCGTTATATGCAGCTTCGTGCATGTTGCCGATGCGTTGGCACTTTCAAATGGCGACGAAATGGAAGCTTTGTTGGCCAAACTGCCGTTCAGGCCGGGTTGCGTTTGCAATACGCGCGCATTGCTGGTGGACGAAACCGACAGACCACCGGCAAGCAAAACCAGAACTGCAACGCCC
This genomic window from Thalassospira marina contains:
- a CDS encoding substrate-binding periplasmic protein, encoding MGKKWGVAVLVLLAGGLSVSSTSNARVLQTQPGLNGSLANKASISSPFESANASATCTKLHITGAAGWEPISYQDKNGVAHGVSVDILREFTSSRGLELDVNLDIPWNRGMLMLASGEIDAMAGAYFTEERDREFTYSQPYASDDIMVFQSAKRPFLVDHVRDLIDRRGARPQGGSYGDFLDHYAEDYLDIIFSPTGNRILDLLTSNRVDYVMLGRFDGMANIINDNIGDQIRMVEKPLMQNPVMFMFSKKSPCRDLVPELDAFIEQLEQNGQLATMTQAHLPKPDAQTAPAPTPE
- a CDS encoding NAD(P)-dependent oxidoreductase — translated: MTTQQAKPALQTGQMSAVAIADNFSDLHPPFSTLQAMAESNRCLYCYDAPCVTACPTSIDIPSFIRKISTGNPDGAAKTILSANIMGGTCARACPTEVLCEQACVRNVAEDEAVEIGSLQRYAVDHLMARNLSHPFKRAEATGKKIAVIGAGPAGLSCAHRAAMLGHDVTVFEAKPKPGGLNEYGLAAYKMTNDFAQREVEFLLGIGGITIEYGKALGRDISLADVKASFDAVFVGVGLGATNNLGLAGEAASGVDDAIDFIENLRQASDKSTMPVGNAVVVIGGGNTAIDAAVQAKRLGADEVTLVYRRGPENMSATEFEQELAKINGVIVRYWAKPVEIKANGRLMGMVFEKTALDASGKLVGTGETFEVKTDQVLKAIGQKIKTDDLAGMEISGGKIVVDENYQTTAAGIFAGGDCIKSGEDLTVQSVEDGKCAAIAIDAFLKNA
- a CDS encoding universal stress protein, with the protein product MSDHPILVGFDGTDAAHRAVEFAGARAEAEGCPIHIAYILEWSPYSFLSAQELEERHQRRTEELGRAETTLNPALEILRNRNISVTYEVRYGHSGELMCKIAREKQATQIIIGRKGGSALGARLLGSLALTLVQAAPLPVTVVP
- a CDS encoding Zn-dependent hydrolase → MTAASTARNLNINGDRLWDSLMEMAKIGKTAKDGVCRLALTDLDRESRDLFIKWCKDEGCSIRIDKMGNIFARREGKNPDLPPIVAGSHLDSQPTGGKYDGVYGVLSGLEVIRTLNDAKYETEAPVEVVCWTNEEGSRFAPAMVSSGVFAKVFDLGYGHSRADIDGKTMGEELKRIGYMGDDEATIDAHPMGAYFEAHIEQGPILEDEGMDIGIVTDAQGQRWYEITLTGVEAHAGPTPMTSRKDALLGAARIIELVNKIGLDRGPLACATVGMMQIHPNSRNVIPGRVFLTVDFRHPDDAVLADMDAVLRKGVEDIKSGIGLECEFEQIFYYAPVPFDPSCVDAVRKGAERGGYKAREIVSGAGHDACYLAQVTPTAMIFIPCVDGISHNEIEEVHKHWSDAGGQVLLDAVLAKADEKPGEQAA
- the preA gene encoding NAD-dependent dihydropyrimidine dehydrogenase subunit PreA, yielding MADLSCKIAGIDSLNPFWLASAPPTDKKYNVVRAFQAGWGGVVWKTLGIDPPVVNVSSRYGAHHDQNRRLLGINNIELISDRPLALNLQEIRECRAEWPDHVIIGSMMAPIEERAWKDLAQQIAESGVHGLELNLGCPHGMCERGMGSAIGQVPEMVEQVTRWVKEAVDIPVFTKLTPNITNILWSAEAALKGGADAVSLINTVNSIISVDLDQMVPEPMVDGKGTHGGYCGSAVKPIALNMVAEIARTPETQALEISGIGGITTWKDAAEFMALGANAVQVCTAAMIYGFRVVDDLIDGMSQWMDDQGYTSVEQFTRKAVPQVANWNELNMNFDTKAVIDPDKCIECGRCHIACEDTSHQAIAMNAKPEGGREFVVIDEECVGCNLCYHICPVPDCITMEPVKTDKPYMTWPQHPLNPMRDAAE